Proteins co-encoded in one Cricetulus griseus strain 17A/GY chromosome 1 unlocalized genomic scaffold, alternate assembly CriGri-PICRH-1.0 chr1_1, whole genome shotgun sequence genomic window:
- the Pgm2 gene encoding phosphoglucomutase-2 yields the protein MAEAMATPIPAPGVSGSGMDTRLEQETAQWLRWDRNPLTSESVKQLIAEGNNEELQKCFGARMEFGTAGLRAPMGAGISRMNDLTIIQTTQGFCRYLEKQFSDLKQRGVVISFDARAHPASGGSSRRFARLAATAFISQGVPVHLFSDITPTPFVPYTVSHLKLCAGIMITASHNPKQDNGYKVYWDNGAQIISPHDRGISQAIEENLEPWPQAWDESLIDSSSLLHNPSTSISHDYFEDLKKYCFHRSVNRESDVKFVHTSVHGVGHEFVQLAFKAFDLAPPEAVPEQKDPDPEFPTVKYPNPEEGKGVLTLSFALADKIKAKIILANDPDADRLAVAEKQDSGEWRVFSGNELGALLGWWLFTSWKEKNRDRSTLKDTYMLSSTVSSKILRAIALKEGFHFEETLTGFKWMGNRTKQLVDQGKTVLFAFEEAIGYMCCPFVLDKDGVSAAVISAELASFLATKNLSLSQQLKAIYVEYGYHITKASYFICHDQGTIQKLFGNLRNYDGKNNYPKTCGRFEISAIRDLTTGYDDSQPDKKAILPTSKSSQMITFTFANGGVATIRTSGTEPKIKYYAELCAPPGNSDLEQLKKELDELVSAIEENFFQPQKYNLQPKSE from the exons ATGGCGGAGGCAATGGCGACACCGATACCAGCTCCGGGAGTCAGTGGCTCCGGCATGGACACGCGACTGGAGCAGGAGACCGCTCAGTGGCTGCGCTGGGACCGG AATCCCTTAACTTCAGAGTCAGTGAAACAGCTCATTGCTGAAGGTAATAATGAAGAGCTGCAGAAATGCTTTGGGGCCCGGATGGAGTTTGGGACAGCTGGCCTTCGAGCTCCTATGGGAGCTGGGATTTCGAGAATGAATGACTTGACCATCATCCAGACCACACAG GGATTTTGCAGGTACTTGGAAAAGCAGTTCAGTGACCTGAAGCAGAGGGGCGTGGTGATCAGCTTCGATGCTAGAGCTCATCCTGCCAgtggaggcagcagcaggag GTTTGCCCGGCTTGCTGCGACTGCATTTATCAGCCAGGGGGTTCCTGTGCATCTCTTCTCTGATATAACCCCCACCCCATTTGTG CCCTACACAGTGTCACATCTGAAACTCTGTGCTGGGATCATGATCACTGCCTCGCACAATCCGAAGCAGGACAATGGCTATAAG GTCTACTGGGACAATGGAGCACAGATCATCTCTCCACACGATCGAGGCATTTCTCAAGCTATCGAAGAAAATCTGGAGCCCTGGCCGCAAGCTTGGGATGAGTCTTTGATTGACAGCAGTTCCCTTCTTCACAACCCCAGCACTTCCATCAGTCATGACTACTTTGAAGACCtgaaaaaatactgttttcacaG GAGTGTGAACAGGGAGAGTGACGTGAAGTTTGTGCACACCTCCGTCCATGGTGTGGGCCATGAGTTTGTGCAGCTGGCATTCAAGGCCTTTGACCTTGCTCCTCCTGAAGCTGTTCCCGAACAGAAAGATCCGGATCCTGAGTTTCCAACTGTCAAATACCCAAATCCTGAGGAGGGTAAAGGTGTCTTG ACTTTATCCTTTGCCTTAGCTGACAAAATCAAGGCCAAAATTATCTTAGCCAACGACCCAGATGCGGACAGACTTGCTGTGGCTGAAAAGCAAGACAG TGGTGAGTGGAGAGTGTTCTCAGGCAATGAGCTGGGAGCCCTGCTGGGATGGTGGCTCTTCACTTCCTGGAAAGAAAAGAACCGTGATCGAAGTACCCTCAAAGACACATACATGTTGTCCAGCACTGTCTCCTCCAAGATCTTGCGAGCCATTGCCTTGAAGGAGGGCTTTCATTTTGAG GAAACATTAACTGGCTTCAAATGGATGGGAAACAGAACCAAACAGCTAGTAGACCAGGGGAAGACGGTCCTATTTGCATTTGAAGAAGCTATCG GATATATGTGCTGTCCCTTTGTGCTGGACAAGGATGGAGTCAGTGCAGCTGTCATAAGTGCAGAGCTGGCGAGTTTTCTAGCAACCAAGAATCTGTCTTTGTCTCAGCAGCTGAAGGCCATCTATGTGGA gTATGGCTATCATATTACCAAAGCTTCATATTTTATCTGCCATGATCAAGGGACCATTCAAAAATTATTTGGAAACCTGAGAAACTATGATGGGAAGAATAATTATCCCAAAACATGTGGCAGATTTGAAATCTCTGCTATCAGGGACCTTACAACTGGCTATGATGACAGTCAGCCTGATAAAAAAGCT ATTCTTCCTACCAGCAAGAGCAGCCAAATGATCACCTTTACCTTTGCTAATGGAGGTGTGGCCACCATTCGGACCAGTGGAACAGAGCCCAAAATCAAGTACTATGCAGAGCTGTGCGCTCCCCCTGGCAACAG tgATCTGGAGCAGCTGAAAAAGGAACTAGATGAGCTAGTCAGtgccattgaagaaaactttttCCAGCCACAAAAGTATAACCTGCAGCCAAAATCCGAATAA